From a region of the Candidatus Babeliales bacterium genome:
- a CDS encoding nucleotide pyrophosphohydrolase yields the protein MADITTTVESLKNDVKKFVEDREWQQFHSPKNLSMALVSEATELMDLFLWCESAASYEALEKCRQDAEDEIADVAVLLLAFCVRHNIDLSAAIAHKRIEAARKYPVEKCKGKSTKYTAL from the coding sequence ATGGCTGATATAACAACGACGGTAGAATCATTAAAAAATGATGTTAAAAAATTCGTTGAAGATCGCGAATGGCAACAGTTTCACAGTCCAAAGAATTTGAGTATGGCTCTTGTTTCCGAGGCGACTGAATTGATGGATCTTTTTTTGTGGTGTGAAAGTGCTGCATCGTATGAAGCATTAGAAAAGTGTAGACAAGATGCAGAAGATGAAATTGCTGATGTAGCCGTTTTACTTTTAGCATTTTGCGTGCGTCATAATATCGATTTAAGTGCTGCAATTGCGCACAAGCGCATTGAAGCAGCGCGTAAATATCCGGTTGAAAAGTGCAAAGGTAAGTCTACCAAATATACAGCATTATAA